A region of Nocardioides sp. JS614 DNA encodes the following proteins:
- a CDS encoding WhiB family transcriptional regulator — MWVEDWAPMAACRESQPDQLFVRGAEQNKAKQLCAGCPVRTECLAEALDNQIEWGVWGGMTERERRALLRRRPNASWRAVLEAAREQGTPAIGSKPVARPVGV, encoded by the coding sequence ATGTGGGTTGAGGATTGGGCGCCCATGGCCGCGTGCCGTGAGTCGCAACCGGACCAGCTGTTCGTGCGTGGGGCGGAGCAGAACAAGGCCAAGCAGCTGTGCGCGGGCTGTCCCGTGCGCACCGAGTGCCTGGCCGAGGCGCTGGACAACCAGATCGAGTGGGGCGTCTGGGGGGGCATGACCGAGCGCGAGCGCCGAGCGCTCCTGCGGCGCCGGCCGAACGCATCCTGGCGTGCGGTGCTCGAGGCGGCCCGCGAGCAGGGCACGCCGGCCATCGGCAGCAAGCCGGTCGCCAGGCCCGTCGGCGTCTAG
- a CDS encoding ArsA family ATPase: MSTARKTRTRTRVGPLATAPTAAPALDVDALLDDRGTGIIVCCGSGGVGKTTASAALALRAAERGRRVVVLTIDPARRLAQSMGIEQLDNTPRPVTGLRTNAKGNRKGGGLDAMMLDMKRTFDEVVESQANPEKARLILDNPFYIALSSSFAGTQEYMAMEKLGQLHADARRDGTYDLIVVDTPPSRSALDFLDAPERLSSFLDGRFIRLLLTPARGPARMMTAGLGLITNALNRILGTQVLRDMQTFVAAFDTLFGGFRVRAQKTFELLQADGTAFLVVAAPEPDALREAAYFVERLSEDDMPLAGLIVNRATPVPPGSLSADEAMAASERLRKQDPDSLTAGLLCLHADQTRIVEREALLRDRFAAAHPQVPTAVVPALAGDVHDLDGLRRVGELLARSG, translated from the coding sequence GTGAGCACCGCCCGCAAGACCCGCACCCGCACCCGGGTCGGCCCGCTCGCGACCGCCCCGACCGCGGCGCCCGCCCTCGACGTCGACGCCCTTCTCGACGACCGCGGCACCGGGATCATCGTGTGCTGCGGCTCGGGCGGCGTCGGGAAGACGACGGCGTCGGCGGCGCTCGCGCTGCGCGCCGCGGAGCGCGGCCGCCGCGTGGTCGTGCTGACGATCGACCCCGCCCGGCGGCTGGCGCAGTCGATGGGCATCGAGCAGCTCGACAACACACCTCGGCCGGTCACCGGGTTGCGGACGAACGCGAAGGGCAACCGCAAGGGCGGCGGCCTCGACGCGATGATGCTGGACATGAAGCGCACCTTCGACGAGGTGGTCGAGAGCCAGGCCAACCCCGAGAAGGCGCGCCTGATCCTGGACAACCCCTTCTACATCGCACTCTCGAGCTCGTTCGCGGGGACCCAGGAGTACATGGCGATGGAGAAGCTCGGCCAGCTCCACGCCGACGCCCGGCGCGACGGCACCTACGACCTCATCGTCGTCGACACCCCGCCCTCGCGTTCGGCGCTCGACTTCCTCGACGCGCCCGAGCGGCTGTCGAGCTTCCTCGACGGGCGCTTCATCCGGCTGCTGCTGACACCGGCTCGCGGCCCGGCCCGGATGATGACCGCCGGGCTCGGGCTGATCACGAACGCCCTCAACCGGATCCTGGGCACTCAGGTGCTGCGCGACATGCAGACCTTCGTCGCCGCGTTCGACACCCTGTTCGGCGGGTTCCGGGTCCGGGCCCAGAAGACGTTCGAGCTCCTGCAGGCCGACGGCACGGCGTTCCTGGTGGTGGCCGCGCCCGAGCCGGACGCGTTGCGCGAGGCGGCGTACTTCGTCGAGCGGCTCAGCGAGGACGACATGCCGCTGGCCGGGCTGATCGTCAACCGCGCGACGCCGGTGCCACCCGGGTCCCTGTCGGCGGACGAGGCAATGGCCGCCTCGGAGCGGCTGCGCAAGCAGGACCCGGACTCACTGACCGCCGGGCTGCTGTGCCTGCACGCCGACCAGACCCGGATCGTCGAGCGCGAGGCGCTGCTGCGCGACCGCTTCGCCGCCGCCCACCCGCAGGTGCCCACGGCGGTGGTGCCGGCGCTCGCCGGCGACGTCCACGACCTCGACGGGCTGCGTCGGGTCGGAGAGCTGCTCGCGCGGAGCGGGTAG